Proteins from one Pongo abelii isolate AG06213 chromosome 7, NHGRI_mPonAbe1-v2.0_pri, whole genome shotgun sequence genomic window:
- the TONSL gene encoding tonsoku-like protein isoform X1: MRGASGTGAAAQKTPPRARCDPGRAGSGPPASRVPAACEEERGPHQVLPGPGRGLHARANPVSGKTAPRVGRPSCRRLPAPAPPARELRGYRGRADRTSQNTPRPPPPSRGGACVSAARGGAAAQRGKSGSRGDRSMSLERELRQLSKAKARAQRAGQRREEAALCHQLGELLAGHGRYAEALEQHWQELQLRERADDPLGCAVAHRKIGERLAEMEDYPAALQHQHQYLELAHSLRNHTELQRAWATIGRTHLDIYDHCQSRDALLQAQAAFEKSLAFVDEELEGTLAQGELNEMRTRLYLNLGLTFESLQQTALCNDYFRKSIFLAEQNHLYEDLFRARYNLGTVHWRAGQHSQAMRCLEGARECAHTMRKRFMESECCVAIAQVLQDLGDFLAAKRALKKAYRLGSQKPVQRAAICQNLQHVLAVVRLQQQLEEAEGSDPQGAMAICEQLGDLFSKAGDFPRAAEAYQKQLRFAELLDRPGAERAIIHVSLATTLGDMKDHHGAVRHYEEELRLRSGNVLEEAKTWLNIALSREEAGDAYELLAPCFQKALSCAQHAQRPQLQRQVLQHLHTVQLRLQPQEAPDTETRLRELGVAEGEDEEEEAEEAAATAESEALEAGEVELSESEDDADGLTPQLEEDEELQGRLGRRKGSKWNRRNDMGETLLHRACIEGQLRRVQDLVRQGHPLNPRDYCGWTPLHEACNYGHLEIVRFLLDHGAAVDDPGGQGCEGITPLHDALNCGHFEVAELLLERGASVTLRTRKGLSPLETLQQWVKLYRRDLDLETRQKARAMEMLLQAAASGQDPHSSQAFRTPSSLLFDPETSPPLSPCPEPPSNSTRPPEASQAHARVSPGQAATAVARPRRSRHGPASSSSSSEGEDSTGPPRPSQKRPRCSATAQRVAARTPGPPSNREAATASTSRAAYQAAIRGVGSAQSRLGPGPPRGWSKALAPQAALIPEKECLAEDWLEQDTPLTRSRRPRPRGTGDNHRRSSTSGSDSEESRPRARAKQVHLTCVQSCSVPVNAGLSSLASEPPGSPSTARVSEPSGDSSAAGQPLGPALPPPIRVRVQVQDHLFLIPVPHSSETHSVAWLAEQAAQRYYQTCGLLPRLTLRKEGALLAPQDLIPDVLQSNDEVLAEVTSWDLPPLTDRYRRACQSLGQGEHQQVLQAVELQGLGLSFSACSLALHQAQLTPLLRALKLHTALRELRLAGNRLGDKCVAELVAALGTMPSLALLDLSSNHLGPEGLRQLAMGLPGQATLQSLEELDLSMNPLGDGCGQSLASLLRACPLLSTLRLQACGFGPSFFLSHQTALGSAFQDAEHLKTLSLSYNALGALALARTLQSLPAHTLLHLELSSVAAGKGDSDLMEPVVRYLAKEGCALAHLTLSANHLGDKAVRDLCRCLSLCPSLISLDLSANPEISCASLEELLSTLQKRPQGLSFLGLSGCAVQGPLGLGLWDKIAAQLRELQLCSRRLCAEDRDALRQLQPSRSGPGECTLDHGSKLFFRRL, translated from the exons ATGAGAGGCGCGAGCGGCACGGGGGCTGCAGCCCAGAAGACCCCACCCAGGGCGCGCTGCGACCCCGGACGGGCTGGCTCCGGGCCCCCGGCCTCCCGCGTCCCCGCCGCCTGCGAGGAGGAACGGGGTCCCCACCAGGTACTCCCCGGGCCGGGCAGAGGGCTCCACGCGCGGGCCAACCCGGTATCCGGGAAGACGGCCCCTCGGGTCGGACGCCCCAGTTGTCGCCGCCTCCCCGCCCCAGCTCCTCCCGCACGAGAGCTCCGAGGATACCGCGGGCGGGCCGACCGTACTTCCCAAAATACCCCGCGCCCGCCGCCGCCGTCTAGGGGCGGGGCCTGCGTGTCGGCGGCGAGAGGCGGGGCCGCGGCGCAGCGCGGGAAGTCCGGATCCCGCGGCGACCGGAGCATGAGCCTGGAGCGCGAGCTTCGCC AGCTGAGCAAGGCGAAAGCCAGGGCGCAGAGGGCCGGGCAGCGGCGCGAGGAGGCCGCGCTGTGCCACCAGCTGGGGGAGCTCCTGGCCGGCCATG GCCGCTACGCCGAGGCTCTGGAGCAGCACTGGCAGGAGCTGCAGCTCCGGGAGCGCGCTGACGACCCCCTGGGCTGTGCCGTGGCCCACCGCAAGATCGGAGAGCGCCTGGCCGAGATGGAGGACTACCCGGCTGCCTTGCAG CACCAGCACCAGTACCTGGAGCTGGCACATTCCCTGCGCAACCACACGGAGCTGCAGAGGGCCTGGGCCACCATCGGCCGCACCCACCTGGACATCTATGACCACTGCCAGTCGAGGGATGCTTTGCTGCAGGCACAGGCTGCCTTTGAGAAGAGCTTGGCTTTTGTGGATGAGGAGCTGGAGG GGACACTGGCCCAGGGAGAGCTGAATGAGATGAGGACCCGCCTCTACCTCAACCTGGGCCTCACCTTTGAGAGCCTGCAGCAGACAGCCCTGTGCAACGATTACTTCAGGAAGAGCATCTTCCTTGCGGA GCAGAACCACCTTTACGAGGACCTATTCCGCGCCCGCTACAACCTGGGCACCGTCCACTGGCGCGCGGGCCAGCACTCCCAGGCTATGCGCTGCTTGGAGGGTGCCCGGGAGTGTGCGCACACCATGAGGAAGCGGTTCATGGAGAGCGAGTGCTGCGTGGCCATCGCACAG GTCCTCCAAGACCTGGGAGACTTTTTGGCTGCCAAGCGAGCCCTGAAGAAGGCCTACAGGCTGGGCTCCCAGAAGCCTGTGCAGAGGGCAGCCATCTGTCAGAACCTCCAGCACG TGCTGGCAGTGGTCCGGCTGCAGCAACAGCTGGAAGAGGCCGAGGGCAGTGACCCTCAGGGCGCCATGGCCATCTGTGAGCAGCTAGGGGACCTCTTCTCCAAGGCAGGAGACTTTCCCAGGGCAGCTGAGGCTTACCAGAAGCAG CTGCGTTTCGCTGAGCTGCTGGACAGACCAGGTGCCGAGCGGGCCATTATCCACGTGTCCCTGGCCACCACACTGGGTGACATGAAGGACCACCATGGGGCCGTGCGCCACTACGAGGAGGAACTGAGGCTGCGCAGCGGCAACGTGCTGGAG gagGCCAAGACCTGGCTGAACATCGCACTGTCCCGCGAGGAGGCCGGTGATGCCTACGAGCTGCTGGCCCCGTGCTTCCAGAAGGCGCTCAGCTGTGCCCAGCATGCCCAGCGTCCCCAGCTGCAG AGGCAGGTCTTGCAGCATCTCCATACCGTGCAGCTGCGGCTGCAGCCCCAGGAGGCCCCTGACACCGAAACCAGACTACGGGAGCTCGGCGTAGCTGAGGgtgaagatgaggaggaggaggcggaggaggcggcAGCCACAGCGGAGAGCGAAGCCCTGGAGGCTGGCGAGGTGGAGCTCTCGGAGAGCG AGGATGATGCTGATGGCCTGACCCCGCAGCTGGAGGAGGACGAGGAGCTGCAGGGCCGCCTGGGCCGGCGGAAGGGGAGCAAG TGGAACCGGCGAAACGACATGGGGGAGACCCTGCTGCACCGAGCCTGCATTGAGGGCCAGCTGCGCCGCGTCCAGGACCTTGTGAGGCAG GGCCACCCCCTGAACCCTCGGGACTACTGTGGCTGGACGCCTCTGCACGAGGCCTGCAACTACGGGCATCTAG AAATTGTCCGCTTCCTGCTGGACCACGGGGCCGCAGTGGACGACCCGGGTGGCCAGGGCTGCGAAGGCATCACCCCCCTGCACGATGCCCTCAACTGTGGCCACTTTGAGGTGGCTGAGCTGCTGCTTGAACGGGGGGCGTCCGTCACCCTCCGCACTCGAAAG GGCCTCAGCCCGCTGGAGACGCTGCAGCAGTGGGTGAAGCTGTACCGCAGGGACCTGGACCTGGAGACGCGGCAGAAGGCCAGGGCCATGGAGATGCTCCTCCAGGCGGCTGCCTCGGGCCAAG ATCCCCACAGCTCCCAGGCCTTCCGCACCCCAAGCAGCCTTCTGTTTGACCCCGAGACCTCTCCTCCTTTGAGTCCCTGCCCAGAACCCCCCTCTAATAGCACTAGACCCCCAGAGGCTTCTCAGGCCCATGCCAGGGTCTCCCCAGGGCAGGCAGCAACAGCCGTGGCCAGGCCTCGGAGGAGCAGGCATgggccagccagcagcagcagcagctcagaAGGTGAGGACAGCACAGGCCCCCCGCGGCCGTCCCAGAAGAGGCCTCGGTGCTCGGCCACAGCACAACGGGTAGCGGCCCGGACGCCTGGCCCTCCCAGCAACAGGGAAGCAGCCACAGCCAGCACCAGCCGGGCAGCCTACCAGGCAGCCATCCGGGGTGTGGGCAGTGCTCAGAGCCGGCTGGGGCCTGGCCCACCACGGGGCTGGAGCAAAGCCCTCGCCCCCCAGGCAGCGCTCATCCCGGAGAAGGAGTGCCTGGCTGAGGACTGGCTGGAGCAGGACACGCCCCTGACCCGCAGccgccggccccgcccccggggcaCTGGGGACAACCACAGGCGCAGTAGTACCTCCGGGTCGGACAGTGAGGAGAGCAGGCCCCGTGCCCGAGCCAAGCAGGTCCACCTGACCTGCGTGCAGAGTTGCAGTGTGCCGGTTAACGCAGGGCTCAGCAGCCTGGCTTCAGAACCTCCAGGGAGCCCCAGCACCGCCAGGGTCTCAGAGCCCAGTGGGGACAGCTCTGCAGCAGGCCAGCCCTTG GGTCCGGCCCTGCCCCCTCCCATCCGGGTTCGAGTTCAAGTTCAGGATCATCTCTTCCTCATCCCTGTCCCACACAG CAGTGAGACCCACTCTGTGGCCTGGCTGGCCGAGCAGGCGGCCCAGCGCTACTACCAGACCTGCGGGCTGCTGCCCAGGCTCACCCTACGGAAAGAGGGGGCCCTGCTGGCCCCACAGGACCTCATCCCTGATGTGCTGCAGAGCAATGACGAG GTGTTGGCTGAGGTGACTTCGTGGGACCTGCCCCCGTTGACCGACCGCTACCGCAGGGCCTGCCAGAGCCTGGGGCAAG GGGAGCACCAACAGGTGCTGCAGGCTGTGGAGCTCCAGGGCTTGGGCCTCTCATTCAGCGCCTGCTCCCTGGCCCTGCACCAGGCCCAGCTTACACCCCTGCTGCGGGCCCTCAAGCTACACACAGCACTCCGGGAGCTGCGCCTGGCAGGGAATCGGCTGGGGGACAAGTGTGTGGCTGAGCTGGTGGCCGCCCtgggcaccatgcccagcctggccctCCTTGACCTCTCCTCCAATCACCTGGGTCCCGAAGGCCTGCGCCAGCTTGCCATGGGGCTCCCAGGCCAAGCCACCTTGCAG AGTTTGGAGGAGCTGGACTTAAGCATGAACCCCCTGGGGGACGGCTGTGGCCAGTCCCTGGCCTCCCTCCTGCGTGCCTGCCCCTTACTCAGCACCCTGCGCCTGCAGGCCTGTGGCTTTGGCCCCAGCTTCTTCCTGAGCCACCAGACAGCACTGGGTAGTGCTTTCCAAG ATGCTGAGCACctgaagaccctgtctctgtccTACAATGCCCTGGGAGCCCTTGCCCTGGCCAGGACCCTGCAGAGCCTGCCCGCCCACACCCTCCTGCACCTAGAGCTCAGCTCCGTGGCAGCCGGCAAGGGTGACTCAGACCTCATGGAGCCTGTAGTCCGATACCTCGCCAAG GAAGGCTGTGCTCTAGCCCACCTGACCCTGTCTGCAAACCACCTGGGAGACAAGGCTGTTAGAGACCTGTGCAG ATGTCTCTCTCTGTGCCCCTCACTCATCTCGCTGGATCTGTCTGCCAACCCTGAGATCAGCTGTGCCAGCCTGGAAGAGCTCCTGTCCACCCTCCAAAAGCGGCCCCAAGGCCTTAGCTTCCTTGGCCTGTCAG
- the TONSL gene encoding tonsoku-like protein isoform X3, whose translation MSLERELRQLSKAKARAQRAGQRREEAALCHQLGELLAGHGRYAEALEQHWQELQLRERADDPLGCAVAHRKIGERLAEMEDYPAALQHQHQYLELAHSLRNHTELQRAWATIGRTHLDIYDHCQSRDALLQAQAAFEKSLAFVDEELEGTLAQGELNEMRTRLYLNLGLTFESLQQTALCNDYFRKSIFLAEQNHLYEDLFRARYNLGTVHWRAGQHSQAMRCLEGARECAHTMRKRFMESECCVAIAQVLQDLGDFLAAKRALKKAYRLGSQKPVQRAAICQNLQHVLAVVRLQQQLEEAEGSDPQGAMAICEQLGDLFSKAGDFPRAAEAYQKQLRFAELLDRPGAERAIIHVSLATTLGDMKDHHGAVRHYEEELRLRSGNVLEEAKTWLNIALSREEAGDAYELLAPCFQKALSCAQHAQRPQLQRQVLQHLHTVQLRLQPQEAPDTETRLRELGVAEGEDEEEEAEEAAATAESEALEAGEVELSESEDDADGLTPQLEEDEELQGRLGRRKGSKGHPLNPRDYCGWTPLHEACNYGHLEIVRFLLDHGAAVDDPGGQGCEGITPLHDALNCGHFEVAELLLERGASVTLRTRKGLSPLETLQQWVKLYRRDLDLETRQKARAMEMLLQAAASGQDPHSSQAFRTPSSLLFDPETSPPLSPCPEPPSNSTRPPEASQAHARVSPGQAATAVARPRRSRHGPASSSSSSEGEDSTGPPRPSQKRPRCSATAQRVAARTPGPPSNREAATASTSRAAYQAAIRGVGSAQSRLGPGPPRGWSKALAPQAALIPEKECLAEDWLEQDTPLTRSRRPRPRGTGDNHRRSSTSGSDSEESRPRARAKQVHLTCVQSCSVPVNAGLSSLASEPPGSPSTARVSEPSGDSSAAGQPLGPALPPPIRVRVQVQDHLFLIPVPHSSETHSVAWLAEQAAQRYYQTCGLLPRLTLRKEGALLAPQDLIPDVLQSNDEVLAEVTSWDLPPLTDRYRRACQSLGQGEHQQVLQAVELQGLGLSFSACSLALHQAQLTPLLRALKLHTALRELRLAGNRLGDKCVAELVAALGTMPSLALLDLSSNHLGPEGLRQLAMGLPGQATLQSLEELDLSMNPLGDGCGQSLASLLRACPLLSTLRLQACGFGPSFFLSHQTALGSAFQDAEHLKTLSLSYNALGALALARTLQSLPAHTLLHLELSSVAAGKGDSDLMEPVVRYLAKEGCALAHLTLSANHLGDKAVRDLCRCLSLCPSLISLDLSANPEISCASLEELLSTLQKRPQGLSFLGLSGCAVQGPLGLGLWDKIAAQLRELQLCSRRLCAEDRDALRQLQPSRSGPGECTLDHGSKLFFRRL comes from the exons ATGAGCCTGGAGCGCGAGCTTCGCC AGCTGAGCAAGGCGAAAGCCAGGGCGCAGAGGGCCGGGCAGCGGCGCGAGGAGGCCGCGCTGTGCCACCAGCTGGGGGAGCTCCTGGCCGGCCATG GCCGCTACGCCGAGGCTCTGGAGCAGCACTGGCAGGAGCTGCAGCTCCGGGAGCGCGCTGACGACCCCCTGGGCTGTGCCGTGGCCCACCGCAAGATCGGAGAGCGCCTGGCCGAGATGGAGGACTACCCGGCTGCCTTGCAG CACCAGCACCAGTACCTGGAGCTGGCACATTCCCTGCGCAACCACACGGAGCTGCAGAGGGCCTGGGCCACCATCGGCCGCACCCACCTGGACATCTATGACCACTGCCAGTCGAGGGATGCTTTGCTGCAGGCACAGGCTGCCTTTGAGAAGAGCTTGGCTTTTGTGGATGAGGAGCTGGAGG GGACACTGGCCCAGGGAGAGCTGAATGAGATGAGGACCCGCCTCTACCTCAACCTGGGCCTCACCTTTGAGAGCCTGCAGCAGACAGCCCTGTGCAACGATTACTTCAGGAAGAGCATCTTCCTTGCGGA GCAGAACCACCTTTACGAGGACCTATTCCGCGCCCGCTACAACCTGGGCACCGTCCACTGGCGCGCGGGCCAGCACTCCCAGGCTATGCGCTGCTTGGAGGGTGCCCGGGAGTGTGCGCACACCATGAGGAAGCGGTTCATGGAGAGCGAGTGCTGCGTGGCCATCGCACAG GTCCTCCAAGACCTGGGAGACTTTTTGGCTGCCAAGCGAGCCCTGAAGAAGGCCTACAGGCTGGGCTCCCAGAAGCCTGTGCAGAGGGCAGCCATCTGTCAGAACCTCCAGCACG TGCTGGCAGTGGTCCGGCTGCAGCAACAGCTGGAAGAGGCCGAGGGCAGTGACCCTCAGGGCGCCATGGCCATCTGTGAGCAGCTAGGGGACCTCTTCTCCAAGGCAGGAGACTTTCCCAGGGCAGCTGAGGCTTACCAGAAGCAG CTGCGTTTCGCTGAGCTGCTGGACAGACCAGGTGCCGAGCGGGCCATTATCCACGTGTCCCTGGCCACCACACTGGGTGACATGAAGGACCACCATGGGGCCGTGCGCCACTACGAGGAGGAACTGAGGCTGCGCAGCGGCAACGTGCTGGAG gagGCCAAGACCTGGCTGAACATCGCACTGTCCCGCGAGGAGGCCGGTGATGCCTACGAGCTGCTGGCCCCGTGCTTCCAGAAGGCGCTCAGCTGTGCCCAGCATGCCCAGCGTCCCCAGCTGCAG AGGCAGGTCTTGCAGCATCTCCATACCGTGCAGCTGCGGCTGCAGCCCCAGGAGGCCCCTGACACCGAAACCAGACTACGGGAGCTCGGCGTAGCTGAGGgtgaagatgaggaggaggaggcggaggaggcggcAGCCACAGCGGAGAGCGAAGCCCTGGAGGCTGGCGAGGTGGAGCTCTCGGAGAGCG AGGATGATGCTGATGGCCTGACCCCGCAGCTGGAGGAGGACGAGGAGCTGCAGGGCCGCCTGGGCCGGCGGAAGGGGAGCAAG GGCCACCCCCTGAACCCTCGGGACTACTGTGGCTGGACGCCTCTGCACGAGGCCTGCAACTACGGGCATCTAG AAATTGTCCGCTTCCTGCTGGACCACGGGGCCGCAGTGGACGACCCGGGTGGCCAGGGCTGCGAAGGCATCACCCCCCTGCACGATGCCCTCAACTGTGGCCACTTTGAGGTGGCTGAGCTGCTGCTTGAACGGGGGGCGTCCGTCACCCTCCGCACTCGAAAG GGCCTCAGCCCGCTGGAGACGCTGCAGCAGTGGGTGAAGCTGTACCGCAGGGACCTGGACCTGGAGACGCGGCAGAAGGCCAGGGCCATGGAGATGCTCCTCCAGGCGGCTGCCTCGGGCCAAG ATCCCCACAGCTCCCAGGCCTTCCGCACCCCAAGCAGCCTTCTGTTTGACCCCGAGACCTCTCCTCCTTTGAGTCCCTGCCCAGAACCCCCCTCTAATAGCACTAGACCCCCAGAGGCTTCTCAGGCCCATGCCAGGGTCTCCCCAGGGCAGGCAGCAACAGCCGTGGCCAGGCCTCGGAGGAGCAGGCATgggccagccagcagcagcagcagctcagaAGGTGAGGACAGCACAGGCCCCCCGCGGCCGTCCCAGAAGAGGCCTCGGTGCTCGGCCACAGCACAACGGGTAGCGGCCCGGACGCCTGGCCCTCCCAGCAACAGGGAAGCAGCCACAGCCAGCACCAGCCGGGCAGCCTACCAGGCAGCCATCCGGGGTGTGGGCAGTGCTCAGAGCCGGCTGGGGCCTGGCCCACCACGGGGCTGGAGCAAAGCCCTCGCCCCCCAGGCAGCGCTCATCCCGGAGAAGGAGTGCCTGGCTGAGGACTGGCTGGAGCAGGACACGCCCCTGACCCGCAGccgccggccccgcccccggggcaCTGGGGACAACCACAGGCGCAGTAGTACCTCCGGGTCGGACAGTGAGGAGAGCAGGCCCCGTGCCCGAGCCAAGCAGGTCCACCTGACCTGCGTGCAGAGTTGCAGTGTGCCGGTTAACGCAGGGCTCAGCAGCCTGGCTTCAGAACCTCCAGGGAGCCCCAGCACCGCCAGGGTCTCAGAGCCCAGTGGGGACAGCTCTGCAGCAGGCCAGCCCTTG GGTCCGGCCCTGCCCCCTCCCATCCGGGTTCGAGTTCAAGTTCAGGATCATCTCTTCCTCATCCCTGTCCCACACAG CAGTGAGACCCACTCTGTGGCCTGGCTGGCCGAGCAGGCGGCCCAGCGCTACTACCAGACCTGCGGGCTGCTGCCCAGGCTCACCCTACGGAAAGAGGGGGCCCTGCTGGCCCCACAGGACCTCATCCCTGATGTGCTGCAGAGCAATGACGAG GTGTTGGCTGAGGTGACTTCGTGGGACCTGCCCCCGTTGACCGACCGCTACCGCAGGGCCTGCCAGAGCCTGGGGCAAG GGGAGCACCAACAGGTGCTGCAGGCTGTGGAGCTCCAGGGCTTGGGCCTCTCATTCAGCGCCTGCTCCCTGGCCCTGCACCAGGCCCAGCTTACACCCCTGCTGCGGGCCCTCAAGCTACACACAGCACTCCGGGAGCTGCGCCTGGCAGGGAATCGGCTGGGGGACAAGTGTGTGGCTGAGCTGGTGGCCGCCCtgggcaccatgcccagcctggccctCCTTGACCTCTCCTCCAATCACCTGGGTCCCGAAGGCCTGCGCCAGCTTGCCATGGGGCTCCCAGGCCAAGCCACCTTGCAG AGTTTGGAGGAGCTGGACTTAAGCATGAACCCCCTGGGGGACGGCTGTGGCCAGTCCCTGGCCTCCCTCCTGCGTGCCTGCCCCTTACTCAGCACCCTGCGCCTGCAGGCCTGTGGCTTTGGCCCCAGCTTCTTCCTGAGCCACCAGACAGCACTGGGTAGTGCTTTCCAAG ATGCTGAGCACctgaagaccctgtctctgtccTACAATGCCCTGGGAGCCCTTGCCCTGGCCAGGACCCTGCAGAGCCTGCCCGCCCACACCCTCCTGCACCTAGAGCTCAGCTCCGTGGCAGCCGGCAAGGGTGACTCAGACCTCATGGAGCCTGTAGTCCGATACCTCGCCAAG GAAGGCTGTGCTCTAGCCCACCTGACCCTGTCTGCAAACCACCTGGGAGACAAGGCTGTTAGAGACCTGTGCAG ATGTCTCTCTCTGTGCCCCTCACTCATCTCGCTGGATCTGTCTGCCAACCCTGAGATCAGCTGTGCCAGCCTGGAAGAGCTCCTGTCCACCCTCCAAAAGCGGCCCCAAGGCCTTAGCTTCCTTGGCCTGTCAG